The proteins below come from a single Fusibacter sp. A1 genomic window:
- the rsxC gene encoding electron transport complex subunit RsxC, with amino-acid sequence MGVLSFIGGIHPPHAKKSTEHKETVVAVEPKVVTIPLRQHIGAPCDPMVKKGDVVAVGQMIGEATSFVSAAVHSSVSGVVLDVAKKPTAGGMDVCVVIENDFKNTVHESVMPKGDLSALSGSDIIGIIKEGGIVGMGGAGFPLHVKLMPPKEKTIDTIILNGAECEPYLTADHRLMLETPDLVVQGLRALMKALDVKTGYIGIEDNKPDAIKEMKKAAQAYSEISVVGLHTKYPQGAEKQLIYACTKRQVPSGGLPMDVGAVVSNVATAAAVARLIQTGMPLVERICTVTGSAIKEPKNLLIKVGTPINELIDQCGGYATEPGKLILGGPMMGMAQAIDTVPSTKTTSGILVFNRQEGKLAEPEQCIQCGKCVSICPAFLQPCYISAYALKDDFEKAQSLHALDCIECGSCSFVCPSKRPLLQSIRVAKREILAKRRRSK; translated from the coding sequence ATGGGAGTTCTGTCTTTTATAGGCGGTATCCATCCTCCACATGCTAAGAAATCAACTGAGCATAAGGAGACTGTAGTTGCTGTAGAACCAAAGGTCGTAACAATTCCCTTAAGGCAACACATTGGCGCTCCGTGTGATCCAATGGTTAAAAAAGGCGATGTTGTGGCAGTGGGACAAATGATAGGCGAGGCGACTTCATTTGTATCAGCAGCTGTACATAGCAGTGTGTCCGGTGTCGTACTGGATGTGGCTAAAAAGCCGACTGCTGGAGGAATGGATGTCTGTGTTGTTATCGAGAACGATTTTAAAAACACAGTGCATGAATCGGTAATGCCAAAAGGTGATCTTTCAGCTCTTTCAGGAAGCGATATCATTGGCATTATCAAAGAGGGCGGTATTGTCGGTATGGGTGGTGCTGGTTTTCCACTACATGTCAAATTGATGCCACCTAAAGAAAAAACGATCGACACCATTATTTTAAACGGTGCGGAATGTGAGCCGTATCTGACTGCAGACCATCGTTTGATGCTTGAAACACCTGATCTTGTGGTTCAGGGATTAAGGGCGCTAATGAAAGCGCTTGATGTGAAAACAGGCTACATCGGCATTGAGGACAACAAACCTGACGCTATCAAAGAGATGAAAAAAGCTGCGCAGGCATATTCAGAAATTTCTGTGGTCGGCTTACATACAAAATATCCCCAAGGTGCGGAGAAACAGCTGATTTACGCATGCACAAAGCGCCAAGTTCCATCGGGCGGACTACCAATGGACGTTGGTGCCGTGGTGAGCAATGTCGCTACTGCTGCTGCGGTGGCTAGGTTGATACAAACCGGTATGCCGCTTGTGGAGCGTATCTGCACTGTGACGGGTAGTGCTATCAAAGAACCGAAAAACCTCTTGATCAAGGTCGGTACACCGATCAACGAACTGATCGATCAATGTGGCGGTTACGCTACAGAACCGGGCAAGCTGATCTTGGGCGGACCTATGATGGGAATGGCGCAAGCGATAGACACGGTTCCTTCAACTAAAACGACTTCGGGTATTCTTGTGTTTAACAGACAGGAAGGCAAACTTGCAGAGCCCGAGCAGTGTATTCAGTGTGGAAAATGCGTCAGCATTTGCCCTGCTTTCCTGCAACCTTGTTATATCAGCGCCTACGCGCTAAAAGATGATTTTGAGAAGGCTCAAAGCCTACATGCGCTGGACTGTATCGAATGTGGTTCATGTTCGTTTGTCTGTCCATCGAAGAGACCGTTATTGCAATCGATTAGAGTAGCAAAACGTGAAATCTTAGCGAAACGCAGACGTTCTAAATAG
- a CDS encoding RnfABCDGE type electron transport complex subunit D, with protein sequence MQNKLFVSSSPHIRSSETVQSVMRDVTLALLPATIFGIVTFGTRALILVFLAVLTAVGTEAFVQVVMRKQKATIKDLSAVVTGLLLAMNIPVTAPFWLVIIGSIFAIAIVKHAFGGLGHNFMNPALAARAMLMASWPVEMTSWVAPGADAVATTTPLGIIAEGLPLSELPSLLQLFIGNVGGCIGETSAGLIILGGLYLLFRKVINWRIPVVYIGTVFVFAFMFQGFDSYMAMFHLLSGGLMLGAFFMATDYASSPVSAKGQLIYAFGCGLLTILIRQFGALPEGVSYSILLMNVATPIIEKYTAPRVFGGAKA encoded by the coding sequence ATGCAAAATAAACTGTTTGTTTCATCGTCGCCACATATCAGGTCTTCAGAAACTGTTCAATCAGTGATGAGAGACGTGACGTTAGCACTGCTACCGGCGACGATTTTCGGCATCGTGACCTTTGGTACACGCGCCTTGATACTGGTATTTTTAGCGGTTCTTACCGCTGTCGGCACTGAAGCTTTTGTACAAGTGGTCATGAGAAAGCAAAAGGCGACTATTAAAGATTTAAGTGCTGTTGTTACAGGTCTGCTGCTTGCGATGAACATTCCAGTGACAGCGCCATTCTGGTTGGTGATCATCGGTTCTATTTTTGCCATAGCCATCGTAAAACATGCTTTTGGCGGACTCGGTCACAATTTCATGAATCCGGCACTTGCGGCTCGTGCGATGCTGATGGCGTCCTGGCCTGTTGAAATGACATCCTGGGTGGCACCTGGTGCTGACGCGGTCGCAACGACAACGCCTCTTGGAATCATCGCAGAAGGGCTTCCCTTATCGGAACTTCCTTCATTACTTCAGTTGTTTATCGGTAATGTCGGTGGTTGTATTGGAGAAACCTCTGCTGGACTGATCATCCTTGGTGGGTTATACCTGCTTTTCAGAAAAGTGATCAACTGGAGAATTCCTGTAGTATACATCGGCACGGTATTTGTATTCGCGTTTATGTTCCAAGGTTTCGACAGTTATATGGCTATGTTCCACCTACTTAGCGGCGGATTGATGCTTGGCGCCTTCTTTATGGCGACAGATTATGCGTCTTCACCGGTAAGTGCGAAGGGGCAATTGATTTACGCGTTCGGATGCGGTCTTTTAACCATTCTGATCAGACAATTCGGAGCATTGCCAGAAGGTGTGTCGTATTCGATTCTTCTGATGAACGTAGCGACACCTATTATTGAAAAATATACTGCGCCACGCGTATTTGGAGGTGCAAAAGCATGA
- the rsxE gene encoding electron transport complex subunit RsxE → MMNIKTLTNGIVKDNPIFVQLLGMCPTLAVTTSAENGLGMGLATMAVLVLANVVIALIRKLIPSKIRIPIFIVVIATFVTIVGMLMEAYVPPLYDALGLFIPLIVVNCLILARAEAYAFKNSVVNSALDGIGMGAGFTLSLVILGAVRELFGNGSIFGLTLLGGGFKPALIMILPPGAFLTLGLLLAVYNVVKTKKA, encoded by the coding sequence ATCATGAATATCAAAACATTAACGAATGGTATAGTGAAAGATAATCCCATCTTTGTACAACTACTTGGGATGTGTCCGACACTTGCGGTGACCACATCAGCAGAAAACGGACTGGGTATGGGGCTTGCCACAATGGCGGTACTCGTGCTTGCGAACGTGGTTATCGCATTAATAAGAAAACTTATTCCATCAAAGATAAGGATTCCTATCTTTATCGTTGTAATCGCAACGTTTGTAACGATTGTGGGCATGTTGATGGAGGCCTATGTACCACCGCTATACGACGCGCTTGGACTATTCATACCGCTGATCGTCGTAAACTGTCTGATCCTTGCACGTGCTGAGGCCTACGCGTTTAAAAACAGCGTGGTCAACTCAGCGCTTGACGGAATCGGAATGGGTGCCGGTTTTACGCTTTCACTTGTAATACTGGGCGCTGTAAGAGAACTTTTCGGCAACGGATCGATATTCGGTCTTACGCTGCTTGGTGGAGGTTTCAAACCTGCTCTTATCATGATTTTACCGCCAGGGGCGTTTTTGACACTTGGCTTATTGCTTGCGGTTTACAATGTCGTTAAAACAAAGAAAGCTTAG
- a CDS encoding RnfABCDGE type electron transport complex subunit G, translated as MKEIIKLGLILLVICLIAAVSLAYTNGATATRIEEQKAIKSEQARKDVLPTADTFELMDTSDMKTVKSSTGIDVVVVEVYKGLSGSEIAGYVVKTLPQGYGGGLEVVTGIDLDGAIVGVRVGKHTETPGLGANATLEAYYSQYDGKQATGITVNKTQSSDTEVQAIAGATITSKAVTYGVDASGNLVESLKSK; from the coding sequence ATGAAGGAAATTATAAAACTAGGCTTGATCTTACTAGTCATATGCCTTATCGCGGCTGTCAGCCTTGCGTACACGAACGGCGCGACGGCCACTAGAATCGAAGAACAAAAGGCCATTAAAAGTGAACAGGCAAGAAAAGACGTCTTACCTACTGCCGATACCTTTGAACTGATGGATACTTCAGACATGAAGACGGTGAAAAGCTCTACTGGAATTGATGTGGTTGTAGTTGAGGTTTATAAAGGATTAAGCGGATCTGAAATAGCTGGATACGTAGTGAAGACACTTCCACAGGGCTACGGTGGTGGCCTCGAAGTGGTTACAGGTATCGATCTTGACGGTGCGATTGTAGGCGTCAGAGTCGGTAAACATACAGAAACACCAGGACTTGGCGCCAATGCCACGCTTGAAGCCTATTATTCACAGTATGACGGAAAACAGGCGACGGGGATCACGGTAAACAAGACGCAGAGTTCTGATACTGAAGTACAGGCGATTGCAGGAGCTACGATCACATCGAAAGCAGTCACATACGGTGTGGACGCATCTGGTAATCTGGTCGAATCACTAAAGTCTAAGTAG
- the rsxA gene encoding electron transport complex subunit RsxA, producing the protein MDFGGLFVILVGAILVNNFVLSRFLGICPFLGVSKQVETAAGMGMAVTFVMTMAGIITWIVQKVILETLHLEYLQTIAFILVIASLVQFVEIFLQKVSPTLYQSLGVFLPLITTNCAVLGLALLNIQFEYNLLETIVHSIGAAVGFSLAIILFAGIREKLEISNIPAPFKGFPIALITASLMSMAFFGFAGLV; encoded by the coding sequence ATGGACTTTGGAGGTTTATTTGTAATCTTAGTCGGTGCGATTTTGGTCAACAACTTCGTACTGAGCAGATTTTTAGGTATTTGTCCGTTTTTAGGCGTTTCAAAACAAGTTGAAACAGCTGCTGGAATGGGTATGGCGGTTACGTTTGTCATGACCATGGCCGGAATCATCACATGGATTGTTCAAAAGGTTATTTTGGAGACTTTACACCTTGAATACTTGCAGACGATCGCTTTTATTCTAGTTATCGCCTCACTTGTACAATTCGTGGAGATCTTCTTGCAAAAGGTTTCTCCAACGCTTTACCAGTCACTTGGCGTGTTCTTGCCGCTGATTACAACAAACTGTGCCGTACTTGGTCTGGCACTTTTAAATATTCAATTTGAATACAACTTGCTTGAAACAATAGTACACTCCATTGGAGCGGCTGTCGGTTTCTCGCTTGCGATCATTCTTTTTGCAGGTATCAGGGAAAAACTTGAGATTTCAAATATTCCTGCGCCTTTCAAAGGGTTTCCGATCGCGCTCATTACTGCTAGCTTAATGTCGATGGCGTTCTTCGGATTCGCTGGTCTTGTATAG